The sequence GAGGTCACGTAGACCGGCCGCGGCGCGACGCCGTCCAGCTCGCGCTGTTCCGCGGCAAGATGATCCTGCAGTTGCCTGCGCACCGCAGGATCGCGCCAGCGCCGGTCGTCGATCTCGAGCGGCAGATACCAGCCGGCAATCGCTGCACTTCCCAGGTCGCCGACCCAGCGCCGGGCGACCTCGGCGTTGCCGCGCGAGAGCGTGCGCAGGTACGCATCCAGCGCCGCCGGCGATGCTTCCTGGCGCTGGAAAAACGCGGGGTCGCTGTCCAGCCCCAGCACGATGTGCAGGCCGGCAGCGTGCGCCTCGCGCACCCGCTGCAGCAACCAGGCGTGTCCGGCCGGGTCGCCGAACGCATCGCCGTAACGGGTCCACTGCACCACCAGCGTGTCGAAGCCGCGCGCGCGCACTTGCGCGAACACGGACGGCCACTGTGCCTGCGCGATCTCGCGATCGCGCAGCTGGGGCTGGTAGAAGATCGCCGTGGCGGCCTCGGCCCGCAGCGTCGAGAGCAGCAGCGCCAGCCCCGCAAGCCAGCACAACGCAGGCTTCACCACTGCGTCCTCGCGATCAGGAACACCGCGTTGTTCTCGCGCAGGTAGCTGGTGAAGGCGTGCTGTCCTTCCACCGCGATGCTGAAGCGATGCGGGTAGGCGTCGTAGCGGGTTTCGCCGTACCACAGGTTCCACTGCACGCCGACGCCGGCGCGGGTGTCGCGCGCGTAGCCCGCGCCGTGCGCGCGGTCGATGCCGGTGTACTGCACATGGACATAAGGTTCGACGGTCTGGCCGTCGACCAGTTTGCGGTGCCAGCCCAGCTGGTAGTCCGCAGTGAACACGGTCTGCCTGGCGCGCAGGTAACGGGCGATATCGACATAGAAGTTCTGGGTGAGCCAGCCCGATCCGGTCACATGCCAATCGTCGCTGAGCCGCGGGCTGAAGGACCACGATCCGCTGGCGCGCAGCATGGTGTCGTTATGGGTATCGCGGCTGTTGCCGGCGGGCGTCTGCTGCTCGATCGACAACACCACGTTCTGCGTGACCAGCGGCTTCCAGTGCAGTCCCACGCCGAGCATCGGCGAATGCACCGGCCACACCGAGCCGGCGGCACCGCTGCCGGCGAAGACGCGCGCGTAGGCCGCCAGCGTATTGGCGTCGCCGCCGGTGAGATGCGGGTCGAAGCGGTATTGCGCCTCGAGCTGCAGGTAGCTGCGATAGGAGACGCCCGGCGCCGCCGCGTTGGCCGCCGAGGACACGGTGTCGCCCAGGGTCATGTCCGCGTTGAAGCGCCACTTGCGGCCGAGATCCTCGTGCAGGCGACGCAGGCTGTAGCGCTGCTGCTCCGTGTCTTCCCGCTCCGTGCCGTCGTTCCCGGCGTCGCTGGCAACGGCGGGACCGAGCTGGTCGATCGCCTGCGCCGCATAGGCCTGCGCCTGTGCGTCGTCGCCCAGCTGCTGGTGCACGTACAGCAACTGCCGGGTCAATCCGGGATCGTCGGGATTGGCCCGGTGCGCGCGCTCGAACTGCGCCACCGCTTCGTCCGGCGCACCCGCCTGCAGATAGGCGTAGCCCAACGAGGCGGCCAGCCGGCTGTCGTCGGGTGCCAGCGCACTGGCACGTTGCAGCGAAAGCAGCGCCTGCTGCGCTTCGCCCGCCCGGCTTTGCAGGGCCGCCAGGCGCGCGTAGTAACGCGGATCGGCGTGCATCGCCACGGCATTTTCCAGATCGACCCGGGCCAGCGCCGGGTCGCCCGGCTCGTCGGCCTGCGCGCGCAGCCACCAGTAGTTGTGGTCCTGCCGGCCGCCCCGCACCGCATACGTATCCAGCCAGGAACGCGCGACGGCCGGGTCGTCGACGGTGAGCGCGGTGGTCGCGGCGGCCAGCAGATCGGCCGGCTGCATGTGCGCCGCCGGCACCGAACGCCAGGCTTGCAGGGCCGTGGCATAGTCCTGCGCGCTGTAGGCCTGATAAGCCAGCGCGCGGGTGATGTCGCTGCCTGGCTGGCGTCGGCGGGCCTCGGCGTAGGCGTACTCGGCGAGGCCGGGCCGGTCGTTGCCGTAGCAATCGCCGAGTTGCCGCCACAGTCCGGCCGGGTAGTCCGGCGAGAGGTCGGCCATCACCTGGCGGATCCCGTCGCAGTCGCGCAGGGCGCCCAGGATCGGAACCTGCGCCACGCGCAGCGGCACGCTTTCCAGCGGCTGCCGCAGGCGCGTGCGATCGTCCGGCGAAAACAGCGTCGGCTGCTCGCTGGCCAGCACCGCCAGGCGGGACAGCAGAGCTGCCCGGCCCGGATTACCGGCGAACGGATATGCACCCAGCAACAAATGCTTCGCCTCGCCGCGTGCACCGGCCTCGATCAGGCGATAGCTGAGCGGATCGAGCAGGCGGTAGCCCTCCGGCTGCGCGATCAGTGCTTCGGCCTGTTGCCCGGCCTCGGCATGGCGGCCTTGCTGCAGAGCCAGGCTGAAACGCTCTTCGTGGAGGCTTCCGCCGGGCAATCGCGACAGCATGCGTTGCGCCGTCGTGCTGTCGCCGCGCGCCATCGCCAGCGGCACCGAAAGCCGCGCCTGCAGCACCGCGTTGGCGGGGTGGCGCGTGGCATAGCGAAACAGCAACCCCGGCCGGTCTCGCGCCACCGACGCGAGCAGGTCCAGCCACTGTCGCTCATCCTTTTCGCTGGTGAATGCGGGCTGGCGGGCGGCCATGTAGGCGGCCAGCCGCTTGCGGTCGCCGCGCTGGTCGAGGGCCGCGGCCATGGCCAGATCCTGCGCCGGCGCATCCAGCCCGCCGCGCGCTTGCAGCTGGCGCGCCGCATCCAGCTCGCCGAGCTGAAGCAGCAGGTTGAACCACTGGCCGCGCTCGTCGGCACTGAGCTTGTCGCTCGTCTCGAGTTCGGCCAGCTGCGCGACAGCGCGCTGACGATCACCGAGGTAGATCGCGCGCTGCACCAGTGCATGGCGCAAGGCGCGGCCTTCGGGGCTGCGCGCGAAATCCCGGGCATCGAGCTCCGCCTGCGCCCTGGCAAGATCGCCCACCTGCAGGTCGTCGAAGCCACGCTGGGCGCGGCATGTCGGCCGGTTGTCGCGAGCGCAGTCGACCGCCGCTGCCGTGGCAACAGGTGCGGCGACACGCAGCCGCGGGTCATCCGGCGTATAGCGGCGTTGTTCGTCCAGCACCTGGCTCGCCTGCACCGCATGACCGAAATGCCGGTAGGCCCCGGCCAGGTCCAGTGCCGTGTCGATATCCTGCGGCGCCAGCGTCCGCGCACGCTCGAACTCCGCCACCGCGGTGCGCTCGTCGCCGCTACGCATGGCCGCGTAGCCGGCCTGTCGATGCGGGTACACCAGGAACTGCCGGTAGCGGCTGCCGCCGGCGGCCGGCTCCTGTCCCGCCGCGTGGAGTGGCCACGCCGGCGCCAGCGCGAACAGCGCCAGCGCGCAGTGGATGGGCCATGGCCGTTTCATGCTGCCTCCTCCGCTGGCGCCAGCGAGCGCACCGGCATGGCGGCCTCCAGGTCGAGCAGCAGGTCGATGTCCGGCTGCAATGTCGCCTGGAGGGCCAGCATGCGATCCAGCGTTTCCTGATTGATCACGCCCTGTTCGACCAGGAACTTCCCCAGCGGCTGCGGGCTGCGCGCGTGGCTGAGCAGCAGCGACCTGAACGCCACCGCATCCAGGTGCCCCTGTGCCACCAGGATTTCGCCCAGCATGACCTGGCGCGACACGTAGCTGTCCCATAACGATGTCACGCGGTCGCCACGGATCCGCCCGCTGCGCGTCGCGTCGTCGAGCAGACGGTACGGGTCGCGCTCGTGGCGGCACGCGTGCGCGTACCGGCAACGCAGCCCGACCGCGACCTGGCCCTTGTGCGCAATCACGTAACGCACCGGCCGGTCGAGCTGGCGTGCGATCGCCGCCAGCGACACCGGGTCGATGTAGGACTCGCTGGCGAGAACCAGCGTGCGGCCTTCGTGGCGCAACGGCAACACGGCGTAGTGCAATGCCAGGCACGCTGGCAGCACATCCAGCAATGCGCGCGACAACCCGGCGAAGTCCACCGATTCGCAACCGACGCCAATCTGCTCGGCGATCGAGCAGGCCAGTTGTGCGGCGGTGATCCGGGATTCGTGGACCATCGAGCTGCCCAGTTGCAGGCCGTCGATGCGGTGCAGTTCCGCCTCGCGCAATTCCTGCGCCGAGACCACGCCGTTCGCGACCAGTATCTCGCCGAGCGAGCGTTTGGCACGGTTCTCGCCGCCGATGCTGGGGAAGTCGTGGGTGGTCTTGTCCCAGGCCACGCGCCGCGGGTCGCCACACTTGATGATCTGCCGGATCGCGCGCCAGTTGGCCAGGAAATTGATCAGGTTGCCCCACAGCAGTCGCGGTATCGACAACAGCCCCTGCTTCACGCCGTAATAGCCGGACACGAAGATGATCCGCTGCAGCATGCGGTTGCCCATCAACGCGATGTTCGCCGTGAGAACGAGATCGAACCACGGCTGCCCCTCGAAGATCGACACGAAGCGCGGCGCCTCGGTCCACACCTGCTGCAGCAGCCAGAGCATGACCAGCTGCAGCAGGATCAGCATCGCGGCGAAACTGACGAAGTTGCTGATCGCGCCCTTGCGGTCGCGCCACAGGAAATAATTGAGCACCCAGCCGTGCCCCCAGCCGTGGGTGCGGTAGCCCTGGTAGACGATGCCGATGATCCAGCGCGACTTCTGCCGCACCGCCGTCGCCAGGCGGTCGGGAAAATATTCGCGCACGCAGATCACGTTGGACTCGCGCCAGCTCTGGCCAAGAAGGCTCTCGCCGGCGTCATGCCGCTGGTAGCGCAGCACCGGGAAGCGCACGAAGATCTCCTCCATGCCCTTGGCCTTCAGGCGCAGGCCGATGTCGTAATCCTCGGTCAGGCTCTGCACGTCGAACGCGATGCCATTGCCCGCCTCGATCAGCGTGAGCACGGCGCGCCGACTGAAGCAGGTGCCGACGCCGGCGCTGGGCACCTGCCCGGCCAGCGCCTCGCGCATGGGCACGTCCTTGCCGTGCAGCTCGGCGAACTCGTCCAGGTAATGCAGGCTGGTGAAGTTGTTCCACTGCCGCGCAAACGGGTAGACCGGCAGCTGGATCAGGTCCTTGCGGTCGACCAGGTAGTTGAACAGCCGCAGCTCGTGCGCGCACACGACGTCCTCGGCATCGTGCAGGATGAAGCCCTCGAACGTCATGCGGGCGCGCCGTTCGAACTGCAGGATGGCGTCCAGCACGTTGTTGAGGCAGTCGGCCTTGCTGGTCGGCCCCGGCCGCGCGCACACCACCTTGTGCACGTTGGGAAAGCGCGCACACACCTCGTCGACATCGCGCTGGGTATCGGGATCGTTCGGATAGGTGCCGACGAAGATGTGGTAGTTCTCGTAGTCCAGCGTGGTCGCCGCCAGCTCGGCCATGTGGCCGATCACGCCGGTTTCATTCCAGGCCGGCACCATGATCGCCAGCGGTTTTTCCGCCGGACGGTACAGCTCGTGATAGTTGGTGTGCTCGTGCCGCTGGTAGACCACCATTGACTTCCACAACCGACGCAGCCAGTAGGCGATGTCGATGAACAGGTCGTCCAGGCCGCTGACCAGCATCAGCAGGGCGATCGCGATGACGGCCACGCTCAGGCCGTAGAGATAGGTCGAGAATGCATCCAGCCACCACATGCCGCACCTCCATTGCTAGACCGCGGTGCGCAGGTGTTCGCCGCACGCCAGCGCGTTCTGCAGCACATCGACGATCCGGATGCTGGCCTGGCCATCACCGAATGGATTGCCTGCGCGCGCCATCGACTGGTACGCGGCCGGGTCGGACCAAAGCGCCTCGATCTGCCTCGTGATGGACTCGCGCTTTGTACCGGCCAGCCGGGCACAGCCAGTCTCGACCGCTTCCGGCCGCTCGGTTTCGGTACGCAGCACCAGCAGCGGCACGCCGAAGGTGGGCGCCTCTTCCTGCAGGCCGCCGGAGTCGGTCAGCACCAGCCAGGAGTCGACCAGCGCCTGCTGCATGTCCAGGTAGTCGAACGGCAGGCTCAGGTGCACGTTGGCCAGCCCGCCGAGGATGGCGTGCACGGGCTGGCCCACCACCGGGTTGAGGTGCACCGGGAACAGCACCTGCAGCTCCGGGTGGCGATTCGCGACATCGGCGATCGCATGGCAGATCTCGCGCAGGTCGCTGCCCCAGTTCTCGCGGCGATGGGCGGTGACCAGCAGGTGGCCGCGCCCCTCCACCCGGCGCTGTATCCGGTGGTGCCGCACCACCCAGTGCTGCGCGTCGATCACGGTATTGCCGGTGACGAAGACATGCTCGTGCGGGATCGCCTCTGCGCGCAGCGCCTGCGCCGCACGCTCGGTCGGTGCGAAATGGAACCGGGTGATCCGGCTGACCATCTGGCGCAGGCCTTCCTCGGGGAACGGCCGCTCCAGGTCATAGGTGCGCAGGCCCGCCTCGACGTGCGCGACCGGAACGCGGTGGTGGAAGCCGCACAGCGCGCCGAGGAAGGTGCTCTCGGTATCGCCCTGCACCACCACCAGCGACCAGGACCCGTCCGACATCACGCTGTCGAGCAGGCCGCGGCAGCGCACGCTGAACTCGTGCAGCCCGTCGCCGACACGATCGAGCGAAATGTCGGGAACGATGCCGAAGCAGGCAAGCATCTGACGCGCCATCTCGTCGTGCTGCCCGGTATGCAACCAGTGCGGCCGCACCCAGTCGCTGGCGCGCATGCAGTGATACAGCGGTGCCAGCTTGATGATCTCCGGGCGTGTGCCACAGACAATCAGTGCATCCTGCATGTGCTTTCTCCCCCACAGGACGGCAACACGGTCCTGCTACGCGGGCATCCTGCCCATGTCCCCACTATCGCGAAAAGCCGACCGCAAGCGCCTCAATGGGCGGGGGGAGTGCCTGCGATCGAGCCCGTATCGGCGGTCACGAGTACCGCCTTGTTGTTCAATATTGCGAACTGCAAGTTAAATCAACGAAAATTTTCGATGAATTCTCCTTGTTGTGTCCTTGACATGATGTGTGATTTATAATAGCCAAGCCAGCCAAGCTGGCGATCGGCTGCAAGCAAGCTTGCCAACGGAGGGCAAGGCGTCCCTTTCACGGGACAGGGGCCTGGGCATTCGGGATGTGTATTGCACTTCCAGCAGCGCGCTGACTGCGCGCCTGCCCAACCACCGCGTGAGAGGAACTCCCATGACCAAGTCAACGCTTGTCGGGCTGTCGACTTTCAAGTCCGTCATCATCAGTGCGGCACTGCTGTTCGCTGCGGCATCCAGTCCGATGACCGTCGCCACGCCGGCGACGGCCGTGCGCACCACCGGCGACCGCATGCTTCCCGCGCCACCGCCCCCCCCGCGCGCGGCGCTGCCGGAGAAGAAGTCGACCGTCGTCTCCCCGACGACGACCCGTCTGCTGGCACCGGCACTGCTGCAGGCGGTGAACCAGTACGCCGGCGCGCCCGGCGCGAACCCGAACCAGAACACGCTGGTGTTGTACGACAGCTCCGGCCAGTGGGGCTGGCTGGGTGAAGCCTACGGCGTGATGGCCGGAAACCTGGTCACCCACGGCAGCAAGTACACCCTGCATCCGGCGGCGGCTTACGTCGCGGGCGAGCTCGGCGGCTATACCGGCCTGGTCTACGTCGGCTCGACCTACGACGAGCCGCTGCCGACCGCATTGCTGGACGACGTGCTGGCGACCAGCAAACCGGTGCTGTGGATGAACGACAACATCTGGCAACTGGCCGCCCGTGCAAGCAACTTCGCCGGGCAGTACGGCTTCACGCCGATGTTCTTCGACTTCAGCAATGCGCTGGCGGTGACCTACAAGGGGGTCGCGCTGCAGCGCAATGCGCTGGCGGTGCCCACTGGCCTGCTGCAGACGGCGATCAACGACCCCACCAGGGCGCAGGTACTCGCCACGGCCAGCAACGACGTCGGCGGCACCATCAACTGGGCCACCCGCGGCGCCAACCTGACCTACATTGGCGAGATTCCCTTCAGCTACACGGGGCCGAACGACCGCTACCTCGCGGCCGTCGACCTGATCGGCAAGGTGTCCAACCCGTCCATGCCGTCGCGCAAGCGCGCGCTGGTGCGCATCGAGGACGTCAGCGCGGACGCCGACCCGACCGAATTGCGCGCGATCGCCGACTATCTGTACAAAAAGCACGTGCCTTTCAGCGTGGCGGTGATCCCGTTCTACAAGGATCCGAACGGGGTATACAACAACGGCGTGCCGGTCAGCACACACCTCTACCAGGCCAGCGGCGTGGTCCAGGCACTGCGCTACATGCAGTCGAGGGGCGGCACACTGCTGATGCACGGATATACGCACCAGTACTCGAATGTCGACAATCCCTACAGTGGCGTAACCGCTGACGATTTCGAGTTCTACCGCGCGCACATCAGCACCAACAACTACGTCATCTACGACACGCCGGTGGCCGAAGACTCCGCACTGTGGGCGCAGGGGCGCATCGCAAGCAGCCAGCAGGAATTCGCCAAGGCGGGTTTCACCGTGCCGAACATCTTCGAGCCGCCGCACTACGCGGCCTCGGCGATCGACTACCAGGTATTCCAGCCCGCGTTCACCGCACGCTACGACCGCGGCCTGTATGCGGCCGGCTGGTGCCCGAACGGGGCCTGCGGAACCGGCACCCCGGACTACACCCGGATCTACGGCGAGTTCTATCCCTACCTGGTGCGCGACATCTACGGCTCGGTGGTGATCCCGGAGCAGCTCGGCAACGTCGAACTGACCGAGTTCAACCACAACCCGCCGCGCTACCCGGCCGACATCCTCTACAGCGCCAACTGCAACACCGTGATCCAGGATGGCGTGCAGAGCTTCTTCTTCCACCCGTACCTGAGCATCAGCTACCTGAAGCAGATCGTCGAAGGCCTACAGGCGATGGGCTACACCTTCGTGCCCGCGAACACCGTCAAGCAGGGCTGACGACGCAGGACTGCTGGGCCGCCGATGGAACGGCGGCCCAGCGGCGGGGCGTGTCTCGAACACACCCCCGCATCGCAACCAGGGGCGTGCCACCGGCACAATATCGCGCACCCCGAAGCCGGCTATCCCGGCCAGTCGCTACCGGCGATGCACCGCATGGATGCGGCAATTTGCCCTGCCGATCACGCCAGGATGCGGGCGCGGGCGCAGCCACTCGCGTATCCTAGGCGCCTGTCGCCGCGCCCATCCCGGCGCTCGCAAGGCACCGTGGCCACGGCCGCCCTCCCCGCGAGTCCCCATCTCCGGCCAGCCGGATGGCATGGCGTGCGACTTCCCCGACGGCGCAACAAGGCGAGACGACCGACCATGGTGGCAATGGCAACCGAGCACGTGATCGACGTGCAGCACTGGAACGACAACCTGTTCTCCTTCCGCACCACGCGCGACCCGGGTTTCCGCTTCGACAGCGGCCAGTTCGTGATGATCGGGCTGGAAACGGACGGCCGTCCGCTGCTGCGCGCGTACTCGATCGCCAGCGCCAGCTGGGAGGAACACCTGGAGTTCTTCTCGATCAAGGTGTCGAACGGTCCGCTCACCTCGCGTCTGCAGCACCTGCAGCCCGGCGACCCGCTGATCGTCACGCGCAAGCCCACCGGCACGCTGGTGCTGACCGACCTCAAGCCCGGCAGGCACCTGTACCTGCTCGGCACCGGCACCGGGCTGGCGCCTTTCATGAGCATCATCCGCGACCCGGACACCTACCAGCGCTTCGACCGGATCGTGCTGGCCCACGGCGTGCGTCGGGTCGAAGACCTCGCCTACGCGCACTACCTGGAGCACGAGCTGCCGCAGCATGAGTACCTGGGCGAACTCGTGCGCGAGAAGCTGATCTACTACCCCACGGTGACGCGCGAGCCGTTCCGCAACCGCGGCCGCATCACCGACGCCATCGCCGACGGCGTGATGAGCCAGGCCACCGGCCTGCCGCCACTGAACGCGGCCACCGACCGCGTGATGCTGTGCGGCAGTCCGGCGATGCTGGACGACCTCAGCGCCCTGCTCGACGGCCGCGGCTTCCAGGTTTCGCCGCGCACGCGCGAGCCGGGCGACTACGTGGTCGAGCGGGCCTTCGTGGAGAAGTAGGCGCCAGCCGCGCTCAGCCGCGCATGCGTCCCCTGCCCTCGTTGTCCCAGTAGCCGAAGACCCGCCGCGCCACCAACTTGTACAGCCGCTTGCCGCTGGCGCGCCACAGCCGCGAAGGCAGCGCCGGCGTGGCCAGCATCGTGCGCTGACGCGCGCTCAGCGCTGACTCGCAATACGTGCGCTTGTGCTTGAGCAGATGGCGCAGGTCCTCGCGTGCCAGCAGGCGGAACAGGCGGCCGCGACGACCGCGGGTCCAGGCGATCTGGAAATCCACCAGCGCGGGACGGCCGTCCACACACACCAGCCAGTTCGGTTCCTTGGCCAGGTCGTTGTGCACGATGCCGCGCTGATGCAGCCGTGCCAGCAGGCGCAATGCGTCGCGGTAGTAGTCGCGGTCGCGTGGCCGCGCCTGCTGCATCGGAATGCCGGCGATGTAGCTGCGCAGCAATTCGCGCCCGTCCCAGCCCAGCAGTACCGGCACGCCATCGATCCCCGCCAGCCGCTGCAACGCACGGGCTTCGCGTGCCGCCGCGCGGTGGGCCGCCAGCCATGCCCACCAGCGCGCGGCGCGGACGTCACGGCGAATCACCCGCACGCCAGCGCGTTCGATGATCTCGATGCGGCCGAGCTCGTCGGCCTTGAGCAGGAGAGGAGGGGCTGCGTCCACGGAAATTCCGGCAGGCACGGGCGGCACGCGGTTGCATGTCATAGTGCCTCAATCGATCATGGGTTGTGCGACCGGCATGCCCGTCGCGTGTCCCAATGATGGAACCTGCCCGATGGATATTGCGCTGTACGTACTCGCCGCCCTGCTGATCGCCGGTGGCCTGGCTGGCGCCGTGCTGCCGGCGCTGCCCGGCATCCCGATGCTGTTCGGCGGCATCTGGCTGGCCGCGGCGGTGGACGGCTACCGGCATTTGGGCCTGTGGTGGCTGTTGATCATCGGCGCGCTGGGCACGCTCGGGGTAATCGTCGACTTCGTCGCCAGCACGCTGGGTGCGAAGCGCGTCGGTGCCAGCAAGATGGCCCTGTGGGGTGCGTCGCTGGGCACCCTGCTGGGCATGTTCTTCGGCATCCCCGGCCTGCTGTTCGGGCCGTTCCTGGGTGCGCTGGCCGGCGAGCTCGCCTCCGGCACCAGCGTGCTGCGCTCGACCCACGTCGGCATCGGCACCTGGCTGGGCCTGCTGTTTGGCACCCTGGTGAAACTGGTGCTCTCGTTCGTGATGGTCGGGCTGTTCGGGCTGGCGATGCTGTTCGGCTGAGCTTCCGGCACATGCCTTCGGCACGCGCAGCGTCCTAGGCTGGACTTCCCCAGGGAGAACACCATGCCCAGACGCCTCGCCTTCGCCTTCGCCGCCGTGCTGACCACGACCGCTTCGCTGCACGCCCAGACCGCACCGCCAGCCTGGATCGCCCGCAGCAACGCCGACTCGCAGATCCTGCTCGAGCAGATCGCCCGCTTCAGCCCGGAGTTCGCCTCGCAGGTGGGCGTGTCCGGCTACGACGACAAGGTCGCCGACCTCCGCCCCGGCGCGGACGAGCGCTCGCGGGCCGCGCTGGTCGTGGCGAAGGCGAAACTGCAGGGCTTGCTGGCCACGGAGCAGGACGCCAACGTGCGGCAGGACCTGCAGATCCTGATCAAGGCCGCCAGTGAACAGATCGAGGGTATCGACCTCAACCGTCAGTACCTGCTGCCGTACACCGACGTGGGCCAGCTGGTCTTCAGCGGCGAGTTCAGCCTGCTGAAGGACGACGTCGCCGCGGCGCGCCGCCGCTCGGCGTTGCAGCGCTTGCAGTGCTACGTGGGCAAAACGCCCGGCTGCACGCCGATCGCCGAGCTGGCGAAGGCGCAGACCGTCGCCCGGCTCGGCGACAAGGCACTGCTCGGTCCGTACAAGGGCGAAGTCGAGCAGAAACTCGCGAACAGCCAGCGCTATGTCGACGGCATCCGCCAGTTGTTCGCCAAGTACAAGCTGGACGATGCCGAGGGCAAGGCTGCACTGGACGCGCTGGACACGCAGCTGAAGGCGTACGACGGCTGGGTGCGTGGCACCGTTCTGCCACGCGCGCGCAGCGACTTCCGTCTGCCCGAACCGCTGTACGCATACAACCTGCGCCAGGTCGGCATCGACATCCCGCCACAGCAACTGATGGAGCAGGCGCAGCTGGAGTTCGTCGAGCTGCGCGGCATGATGCAGGTACTGGCGCCGGTGGTGGCGAAGGCCGAAGGCATCGATGCCACCGACTACCGCGACGTGCTGAAGGCGCTGAAGAAACAGCAGCTGGGCCGGGACCAGGTGGAGCCGTGGTACCACGAGGTGCTCGGCCACATCGAGGACACCATCCGCCGCGAACGCATCGTCACCCTGCCGCAGCGCAAGATGCAGATTCGTCTGGCCTCGGAGGCCGAGGCGGCGCAGATCCCGGCGCCGCACATGGACCCGCCGCCGTTCATCAACAACCACGGCGAGCAGGGCACCTTCGTGCTGACCATGGGCAACCCGGGCAAGAACGGCGACGCGACCCAGGCCTACGACGACTTCACTTTCAAGGCCGCCGCATGGACGCTCACCGCGCACGAGGGCCGGCCGGGTCACGAGCTGCAGTTCGCGGCGATGGCCGAACGCGGCGTATCGCTGGCGCGCAGCCTGTTCGCGTTCAACAGCGTCAACGTG is a genomic window of Rhodanobacter thiooxydans containing:
- a CDS encoding NfrA family protein, whose translation is MKRPWPIHCALALFALAPAWPLHAAGQEPAAGGSRYRQFLVYPHRQAGYAAMRSGDERTAVAEFERARTLAPQDIDTALDLAGAYRHFGHAVQASQVLDEQRRYTPDDPRLRVAAPVATAAAVDCARDNRPTCRAQRGFDDLQVGDLARAQAELDARDFARSPEGRALRHALVQRAIYLGDRQRAVAQLAELETSDKLSADERGQWFNLLLQLGELDAARQLQARGGLDAPAQDLAMAAALDQRGDRKRLAAYMAARQPAFTSEKDERQWLDLLASVARDRPGLLFRYATRHPANAVLQARLSVPLAMARGDSTTAQRMLSRLPGGSLHEERFSLALQQGRHAEAGQQAEALIAQPEGYRLLDPLSYRLIEAGARGEAKHLLLGAYPFAGNPGRAALLSRLAVLASEQPTLFSPDDRTRLRQPLESVPLRVAQVPILGALRDCDGIRQVMADLSPDYPAGLWRQLGDCYGNDRPGLAEYAYAEARRRQPGSDITRALAYQAYSAQDYATALQAWRSVPAAHMQPADLLAAATTALTVDDPAVARSWLDTYAVRGGRQDHNYWWLRAQADEPGDPALARVDLENAVAMHADPRYYARLAALQSRAGEAQQALLSLQRASALAPDDSRLAASLGYAYLQAGAPDEAVAQFERAHRANPDDPGLTRQLLYVHQQLGDDAQAQAYAAQAIDQLGPAVASDAGNDGTEREDTEQQRYSLRRLHEDLGRKWRFNADMTLGDTVSSAANAAAPGVSYRSYLQLEAQYRFDPHLTGGDANTLAAYARVFAGSGAAGSVWPVHSPMLGVGLHWKPLVTQNVVLSIEQQTPAGNSRDTHNDTMLRASGSWSFSPRLSDDWHVTGSGWLTQNFYVDIARYLRARQTVFTADYQLGWHRKLVDGQTVEPYVHVQYTGIDRAHGAGYARDTRAGVGVQWNLWYGETRYDAYPHRFSIAVEGQHAFTSYLRENNAVFLIARTQW
- the wecB gene encoding non-hydrolyzing UDP-N-acetylglucosamine 2-epimerase, with product MQDALIVCGTRPEIIKLAPLYHCMRASDWVRPHWLHTGQHDEMARQMLACFGIVPDISLDRVGDGLHEFSVRCRGLLDSVMSDGSWSLVVVQGDTESTFLGALCGFHHRVPVAHVEAGLRTYDLERPFPEEGLRQMVSRITRFHFAPTERAAQALRAEAIPHEHVFVTGNTVIDAQHWVVRHHRIQRRVEGRGHLLVTAHRRENWGSDLREICHAIADVANRHPELQVLFPVHLNPVVGQPVHAILGGLANVHLSLPFDYLDMQQALVDSWLVLTDSGGLQEEAPTFGVPLLVLRTETERPEAVETGCARLAGTKRESITRQIEALWSDPAAYQSMARAGNPFGDGQASIRIVDVLQNALACGEHLRTAV
- a CDS encoding DUF2334 domain-containing protein — protein: MTKSTLVGLSTFKSVIISAALLFAAASSPMTVATPATAVRTTGDRMLPAPPPPPRAALPEKKSTVVSPTTTRLLAPALLQAVNQYAGAPGANPNQNTLVLYDSSGQWGWLGEAYGVMAGNLVTHGSKYTLHPAAAYVAGELGGYTGLVYVGSTYDEPLPTALLDDVLATSKPVLWMNDNIWQLAARASNFAGQYGFTPMFFDFSNALAVTYKGVALQRNALAVPTGLLQTAINDPTRAQVLATASNDVGGTINWATRGANLTYIGEIPFSYTGPNDRYLAAVDLIGKVSNPSMPSRKRALVRIEDVSADADPTELRAIADYLYKKHVPFSVAVIPFYKDPNGVYNNGVPVSTHLYQASGVVQALRYMQSRGGTLLMHGYTHQYSNVDNPYSGVTADDFEFYRAHISTNNYVIYDTPVAEDSALWAQGRIASSQQEFAKAGFTVPNIFEPPHYAASAIDYQVFQPAFTARYDRGLYAAGWCPNGACGTGTPDYTRIYGEFYPYLVRDIYGSVVIPEQLGNVELTEFNHNPPRYPADILYSANCNTVIQDGVQSFFFHPYLSISYLKQIVEGLQAMGYTFVPANTVKQG
- a CDS encoding glycosyl transferase family protein translates to MWWLDAFSTYLYGLSVAVIAIALLMLVSGLDDLFIDIAYWLRRLWKSMVVYQRHEHTNYHELYRPAEKPLAIMVPAWNETGVIGHMAELAATTLDYENYHIFVGTYPNDPDTQRDVDEVCARFPNVHKVVCARPGPTSKADCLNNVLDAILQFERRARMTFEGFILHDAEDVVCAHELRLFNYLVDRKDLIQLPVYPFARQWNNFTSLHYLDEFAELHGKDVPMREALAGQVPSAGVGTCFSRRAVLTLIEAGNGIAFDVQSLTEDYDIGLRLKAKGMEEIFVRFPVLRYQRHDAGESLLGQSWRESNVICVREYFPDRLATAVRQKSRWIIGIVYQGYRTHGWGHGWVLNYFLWRDRKGAISNFVSFAAMLILLQLVMLWLLQQVWTEAPRFVSIFEGQPWFDLVLTANIALMGNRMLQRIIFVSGYYGVKQGLLSIPRLLWGNLINFLANWRAIRQIIKCGDPRRVAWDKTTHDFPSIGGENRAKRSLGEILVANGVVSAQELREAELHRIDGLQLGSSMVHESRITAAQLACSIAEQIGVGCESVDFAGLSRALLDVLPACLALHYAVLPLRHEGRTLVLASESYIDPVSLAAIARQLDRPVRYVIAHKGQVAVGLRCRYAHACRHERDPYRLLDDATRSGRIRGDRVTSLWDSYVSRQVMLGEILVAQGHLDAVAFRSLLLSHARSPQPLGKFLVEQGVINQETLDRMLALQATLQPDIDLLLDLEAAMPVRSLAPAEEAA
- a CDS encoding DUF4434 domain-containing protein, which produces MKPALCWLAGLALLLSTLRAEAATAIFYQPQLRDREIAQAQWPSVFAQVRARGFDTLVVQWTRYGDAFGDPAGHAWLLQRVREAHAAGLHIVLGLDSDPAFFQRQEASPAALDAYLRTLSRGNAEVARRWVGDLGSAAIAGWYLPLEIDDRRWRDPAVRRQLQDHLAAEQRELDGVAPRPVYVTSFFAGNMAPSRYAELLADVQRSGVHVWVQDGAGTGRLAAGERELYLGAVGHCKEPHAQGVVYEIFRQTGKDSAFTATALPAAEAGVALAQRAPCGGDSVFFGLRYLPGVAQVLRRQDGAK